One Euwallacea fornicatus isolate EFF26 chromosome 22, ASM4011564v1, whole genome shotgun sequence genomic region harbors:
- the LOC136346077 gene encoding mitochondrial-processing peptidase subunit alpha, with protein sequence MALQQASKSLTNIILQTKNPLWKGPNHLFKRCTATEGGNNLTQRPKKKVTDMPPMTEPVKGLPKPLYANYREENQHTKVTTLPNGLRVASENRFGEFCTVGVVIDSGSRYEVAYPSGISHFLEKLAFNSTKHYPDRDEMINKLEKHGGICDSQASRDTFIYAASAYTTGLNDIIQLLAEATLRPQITPEEVDGARQAIYFELETLHMRPEQETILMDMIHAAAYRDNTLGLPKLSPPQNLEKIDREMLFLYLSQHYTPKRMVVAGVGVDHEQLVAAVQKYFIDSKPVWENMKQLFGNKHVPEVDKSIAQYTGGIEQEECDIPQFASAGLPILTHIMIGLEGCSHQDKNFIAMCVLNMMMGGGGSFSAGGPGKGMYTRLYTNVLNRYHWMYSATAYNHAYNDTGLFCIHASAPPNYVRDMVEVIVKEMVNMAGHVGDQELRRAKTQLQSMLLMNLESRPVMFEDIGRQALATGHRKRPEYFIKEIEKITKEDVVQVAKRLLMSQPSVAARGDLRKMPSLEYIQAGLTDSEGKMPSSRKLSLWR encoded by the exons ATGGCCCTGCAACAAGCATCAAAGTCCTTAACAAATATCATTTTACAAACTAAAAATCC GCTTTGGAAAGGCCCTAATCACCTCTTCAAAAGATGCACAGCTACAGAAGGGGGtaataatttaacacaaaGGCCCAAGAAGAAGGTTACAGACATGCCCCCTATGACTGAACCTGTTAAGGGACTTCCTAAACCTTTGTATGCTAATTACAGAGAGGAGAATCAGCACACGAAA GTGACAACATTACCAAACGGTCTTAGAGTCGCTTCCGAAAATCGGTTTGGTGAATTTTGTACAGTGGGTGTAGTAATTGACTCAGGGTCTCGATATGAGGTGGCCTATCCCAGTggtatttcacattttttagaaaaattagcTTTTAAT tCAACAAAACATTACCCTGATAGGGATGAAATGATAAATAAGCTAGAAAAACATGGAGGCATCTGTGATAGCCAGGCTTCTAGAGACACATTCATCTATGCTGCTTCTGCATATACAACAG GTTTAAATGACATAATACAGTTGTTGGCCGAAGCCACTTTGAGACCTCAAATCACTCCTGAGGAGGTGGATGGGGCCCGGCAGGCAATATACTTTGAATTGGAGACTTTGCATATGCGGCCTGAACAGGAGACTATTTTAATGGACATGATACATGCg GCAGCATATAGGGACAATACTTTGGGTCTTCCTAAACTGAGCCCTCCGcaaaatttagagaaaattgatagggaaatgttgtttttgtatttaagCCAACATTATACACCTAAGAGGATGGTGGTAGCAGGTGTGG GAGTGGATCATGAGCAATTAGTCGCAGcagtacaaaaatatttcattgatAGCAAACCTGTATGGGAAAATATGAAGCAGTTATTTGGCAACAAGCATGTGCCAGAGGTGGATAAAAGCATTGCTCAGTATACAGGAGGAATTGAGCAG GAAGAATGTGATATTCCTCAATTTGCTTCTGCGGGTTTGCCAATTTTGACTCACATAATGATAGGCCTAGAAGGATGTTCACAtcaagataaaaattttattgctatGTGCGTCTTGAATATGATGATGGGTGGAGGAGGATCTTTTTCAGCAGGAGGACCTGGCAAAGGAATGTACACCCGCCTCTATACTAACGTCCTTAATAG ATATCACTGGATGTATAGTGCTACTGCTTATAACCACGCTTACAATGATACAGGGCTATTTTGCATCCACGCTAGTGCCCCACCAAATTACGTCAGAGATATGGTGGAAGTGATAGTGAAGGAGATGGTCAATATGGCGGGACATGTAGGCGACCAAGAATTGCGG AGGGCCAAAACCCAACTGCAATCGATGCTATTAATGAACCTGGAAAGTCGACCGGTGATGTTTGAGGATATTGGAAGACAGGCTCTAGCTACAGGACATCGAAAAAGACCCGAGTATTTTATCAAAGAAATTG AAAAAATAACGAAAGAGGATGTGGTTCAAGTCGCAAAAAGATTGCTGATGTCGCAACCCAGCGTAGCCGCCAGGGGGGATTTGCGGAAGATGCCTTCCTTGGAATATATCCAGGCAGGACTAACAGACAGTGAAGGAAAAATGCCGAGCAGCAGGAAGCTGTCGTTATGGAGATAA
- the LOC136346330 gene encoding uncharacterized protein: MGDPYFEAHKEPQQEAIASLQLTVVPNLDEATTGLSQVGRFSVRAPPFWKSNPKTWFRTLESQFALAHITVDHTKYHHVVATVDSEILDQISDFLDNPPTSNRYEGIKARLIALFAESDESRLRKLLSRMDPGDKKPSLLLNEMRSLGGSAVSSEVLKILWTQQLPTSTQSILAGSSEPLDKMANLADKIADIVQPHACTVQALPPAETPFPRTADRMSRLERAVEQLTREVRSRSKSRTWPKRTEVGPTPANSGTCWYHQKFKDKAKKCVKPCSFLQEN, translated from the coding sequence ATGGGTGACCCCTATTTTGAAGCGCACAAGGAGCCCCAACAAGAAGCCATAGCGTCGCTCCAGCTAACGGTAGTCCCCAATCTAGACGAGGCGACAACTGGATTGTCCCAGGTGGGCAGGTTCTCCGTACGGGCCCCACCGTTTTGGAAGTCCAACCCCAAGACGTGGTTCAGGACGTTAGAGTCACAATTCGCTCTGGCCCACATCACAGTCGACCATACGAAGTACCACCACGTGGTCGCTACGGTGGACTCAGAAATCCTGGACCAGATTTCGGACTTCCTGGATAACCCACCCACCAGCAACAGGTACGAGGGAATAAAGGCCAGGCTAATAGCACTTTTCGCCGAGTCCGATGAGAGTAGGCTCAGGAAGCTCCTCTCACGGATGGACCCTGGCGACAAGAAACCCTCGCTCCTGCTGAACGAGATGAGAAGCCTAGGGGGATCAGCGGTCTCTTCAGAGGTCCTAAAGATCTTATGGACGCAGCAGCTGCCCACTTCGACACAATCCATTTTGGCCGGCAGCAGCGAACCActggacaaaatggcgaacCTAGCCGACAAGATCGCCGACATAGTGCAGCCACACGCCTGCACCGTCCAAGCGCTCCCCCCCGCAGAGACACCATTCCCCCGGACGGCAGATAGGATGAGCAGACTGGAGAGAGCTGTAGAGCAACTAACCAGGGAGGTGAGAAGCCGGAGCAAGTCCAGAACGTGGCCCAAGCGGACCGAAGTTGGACCCACACCGGCGAATTCTGGAACATGCTGGTATCACCAGAAGTTCAAGGACAAGGCCAAGAAATGCGTCAAACCTTGCAGCTTCCTGCAGGAAAACTAA
- the LOC136346075 gene encoding uncharacterized protein — protein MNNQASMKMSKRPFDTNQNKMSRNDRFVQMSQQEMLIEQKKREIQAKLEAKRRQSNQDLKDKVTKPPDIPGPSSQPKDDSKNGVNQFSNDGSFLNQFKQLRTKKNDLKFKTFNKYKDKEREREKEKEKELEQGRKSVSESDEQQESENILCNKDIPDSVCQFMTDITDKKITIDTSNPPPNHFTQAPPPPQVIDTTNGQTLLPLITADFSVPPLAAAHINPSIPPPNVPLIPSNISSSIPLIQPIVAQASELVGQLTTTPTNVVVPPPVASVQPQTVITQTHLFTTSTGGEQLVAAPPQVLLNVPPPQILPQTQIVITPQDQNVLVSAPASILTTVTLPPPVIAPHNITIATPNALGVRPPGLTTVELTSIPPPSPIHIQPDSVNTMNIPPSLQVSTTISTPATLELIPKPIDGLLSTENELMDTHFLKNVPPPNKNLPPPNVGEVNFMGNNASQQANNQIASVPSSSGTVTRIPSLMSQRVLPPPGMGVNVPPPMILQRDVSKPPPSFALPNMNVPPPMIRPPTSLTRSDVPGGDEFEAMANLARMVAECGPSIEEVVRQKKTRDPDLWFLFHKESASYRQYASLVEQYKKEREGKDKKSDSSEMYEPEMALEEDDMDIMDSDIKPEIKLEENSEQNRRDRKRKSRWGEKSEDVKPPITLSVVIPTVPGSSTMLSKVTRTDPGLLHYAMQTYGSVNLSEEDWKKAEDNYKIHLLYQDMLTKRAELERLQNQGKNKYEYDSDEETDGGTWEHKLRDKEMQATELWAHELTRQAEGKHHIGDFLPPEELKRFMEKSSAAKEGRQPNFSDYKEFKIKEDNIGFKMLQKLGWAEGQGLGQNSTGIVEPINKGAPRENTQGLGLNLGEATADEDEYESYRKRMMLAYRFRPNPLNNPRRPYY, from the exons ATGAATAATCAAGCTTCGATGAAAATGTCGAAACGCCCCTTCGATACCAACCAGAACAAGATGTCGAGAAATGACAGGTTTGTTCAAATGTCTCAACAAGAGATGTTGATTGAGCAAAAGAAGCGAGAAATCCAGGCCAAACTGGAAGCAAAACGGAGACAGAGTAATCAGGACCTTAAGGATAAAGTTACCAAACCCCCTGATATACCTGG CCCATCTTCACAGCCAAAAGATGATTCCAAAAACGGAGTTAACCAATTCTCTAATGATGGCTCATTTCTCAATCAATTCAAACAATTGCGTACTAAGAAAAATGACTTAAAATTTAAGacttttaacaaatataaagaCAAAGAGCGGGAGCGTGAAAAGGAGAAAGAAAAGGAGCTGGAACAAGGAAGAAAATCTGTCAGTGAATCTGATGAGCAGCAAGagtctgaaaatatttt GTGTAATAAAGATATTCCAGACTCAGTCTGCCAGTTTATGACAGATATcactgataaaaaaatcacaattgaCACAAGCAACCCCCCTCCTAATCATTTCACTCAAGCCCCCCCTCCACCACAAGTAATTGACACCACAAATGGGCAGACTTTACTCCCTTTGATAACTGCAGATTTCTCAGTTCCACCACTAGCTGCTGCTCACATTAATCCCAGCATACCGCCTCCTAATGTCCCTTTAATTCCTTCAAATATATCTTCTTCAATTCCTCTAATTCAGCCCATTGTTGCTCAAGCCAGTGAGCTAGTTGGACAGCTCACTACTACCCCTACAAATG TTGTAGTGCCCCCCCCTGTAGCCTCAGTGCAGCCTCAAACAGTAATTACCCAGACACATTTGTTTACCACATCAACTGGTGGAGAGCAATTAGTGGCGGCCCCCCCTCAGGTGCTTCTGAACGTGCCGCCCCCACAGATTTTACCCCAAACACAAATTGTTATTACCCCACAA GACCAAAATGTACTGGTCTCTGCACCAGCCAGCATCCTCACAACAGTCACATTACCACCCCCAGTGATAGCACCACATAATATTACTATAGCCACCCCTAATGCGTTAGGGGTGAGGCCGCCGGGTTTGACTACTGTGGAGCTGACTTCAATACCTCCTCCAAGTCCCATTCAT ATCCAACCTGATTCGGTTAACACCATGAACATCCCGCCATCCTTACAGGTATCTACTACAATCTCAACTCCAGCAACATTGGAGTTAATACCAAAACCCATTGATGGGTTGCTATCCACTGAAAATGAGTTAATGGACACCCATTTCTTGAAGAACGTACCACCGCCCAATAAGAATCTGCCGCCACCTAATGTGGGTGAAGTCAACTTCATGGGAAATAATGCATCTCAACAG GCAAATAACCAAATTGCCTCAGTTCCATCAAGTAGTGGAACAGTGACACGCATTCCCTCGCTAATGTCGCAGCGGGTCCTGCCGCCTCCGGGAATGGGCGTCAACGTACCGCCTCCCATGATTCTGCAGCGCGACGTCAGTAAGCCGCCACCCAGTTTTGCCTTACCCAACATGAATGTCCCACCTCCCATGATTCGGCCGCCCACTTCCTTGACTCGAAGTGACGTGCCAG GTGGTGATGAATTCGAGGCAATGGCGAACTTGGCGCGAATGGTGGCCGAATGCGGCCCCTCCATCGAAGAGGTGGTTCGGCAGAAAAAAACCCGAGACCCCGATTTGTG GTTTCTGTTTCACAAGGAATCTGCTTCCTATCGGCAGTACGCTAGTCTTGTAGAACAATACAAGAAGGAACGTGAAGGAAAGGATAAAAAGTCGGATTCGAGTGAGATGTACGAGCCGGAAATGGCGTTGGAAGAGGATGATATGGACATAATGGATAGTGATATTAAGCCGGAAATAAAGCTG GAGGAAAATTCTGAACAAAACAGGCGCGACAGGAAGAGAAAGAGCCGCTGGGGGGAAAAATCTGAAGACGTAAAACCCCCGATTACCCTGTCAGTAGTAATCCCTACAG TTCCAGGCAGTTCCACAATGCTCAGCAAAGTAACTCGAACAGATCCAGGGCTATTACATTATGCAATGCAGACTTACGGCTCTGTCAATTTGTCCGAAGAGGACTGGAAAAAAGCAGAAGACAACTACAAAATCCATTTACTCTATCAGGACATGTTGACCAAAAGAGCGGAATTAGAAAGGCTTCAAAATCAGGGTAAAAACAAGTACGAATACGATTCGGATGAGGAGACTGATGGGGGCACATGGGAGCATAAGCTCAGAGACAAG GAAATGCAAGCTACAGAATTGTGGGCTCATGAGCTGACACGACAGGCCGAAGGCAAGCACCATATCGGCGACTTTTTGCCGCCAGAAGAATTGAAACGCTTTATGGAAAAATCTAGTGCTGCCAAAGAAGGGCGACAGCCCAATTTTTCCGATTATAAAGAATTCAAGATCAAAGAGGACAATATCGGGTTTAAAATGCTGCAGAAACTAGGCTGGGCAGAAGGGCAGGGATTGGGACAAAATAGCACCGGAATTGTGGAGCCTATTAacaa GGGTGCTCCAAGGGAGAATACTCAAGGTTTGGGACTGAATCTTGGAGAAGCCACTGCCGATGAAGATGAGTACGAATCGTACCGGAAAAGGATGATGCTGGCTTATAGATTTAGACCGAATCCTCTA AACAATCCACGGAGGCCCTACTATtag
- the DCAF12 gene encoding DDB1- and CUL4-associated factor 12 homolog, which yields MSQTKIGPIYGTRPPCSHPSRIQERRNKAKALKLLEQNRKPEKPEDFITYEDGDSESDEEPEFVLNQAMYTSYNFVDYIKHREMQTARQSSVVKEYGNRHILSHEMFKETPINLGHINKVFCSQWLSDRQVVFGTKCNKLMVYDVQTHKLDQIPSLVSGREATNFNEQPCGIHSVQLNPSKTLLATGARNTSDIAVYRMPTLDPVCVGENAHKDWVFDMCWLDDEFLVSGSRDTKLALWRITEDILEAKDEVPMHKSISPESLKDCRNAQKIRALSFNKSYREIAALSLNGYIHIWDAETFRQKLSRKLPSSQENVCMAVQEMGSVYAIGCRSYTLLLDCRTLQAIKKVSSRYSGCGIRSATFQGDILTVGTGLGMLMFYDLKAGKYLDSSINSSRTVILKGSKGYVFPDEEFMDNIQNIKYVPAIYTHCYDSTGTRLFTAGGPLPATLTGNYAGLWQ from the exons ATGTCGCAAACAAAAATTGGCCCGATCTACGGCACTAGGCCGCCCTGCTCTCATCCTAGTAGAATCCAGGAGAGGCGCAACAAGGCCAAAGCCCTTAAATTACTAGAGCAAAACCGTAAGCCAGAGAAACCTGaagattttattacatatgAAGATGGGGATAG TGAATCAGATGAGGAACCGGAGTTTGTTCTCAATCAAGCCATGTATACTTCCTATAATTTTGTGGATTATATCAAACACAGAGAAATGCAGACTGCGAGACAAAGTTCAGTGGTGAAAGAATATGGCAACCGACACATTCTCTCTCATGAAATGTTTAAGGAAACCCCCATTAACTTAGGTCATATaaacaaagttttttgttCCCAATGGCTGAGTGATCGGCAAGTTGTTTTTGGTACTAAATGTAATAAG TTAATGGTCTATGATGTTCAGACTCACAAACTAGACCAAATTCCTTCATTGGTTAGTGGCAGGGAGGCTACTAATTTTAATGAGCAGCCTTGTGGAATTCATTCTGTGCAACTTAATCCTTCCAAGACATTATTGGCCACTGGGGCAAGGAACACAAGTGATATTGCCGTGTATCGAATGCCTACTTTAGATCCAGTATGTGTGGGAGAAAATGCTCATAAAGATTGG GTGTTTGACATGTGTTGGCTGGACGATGAGTTTCTTGTTTCTGGTTCTCGTGACACCAAACTGGCCCTATGGCGAATCACTGAAGACATTCTAGAAGCCAAAGATGAGGTTCCTATGCACAAGTCAATTTCTCCTGAATCACTGAAAGATTGCAGAAATGCGCAGAAG ATTCGAGCTTTGTCTTTTAATAAATCCTACAGAGAAATTGCGGCACTCAGCCTAAATGGGTATATTCACATTTGGGATGCCGAGACGTTTCGGCAGAAATTATCTCGGAAATTACCCAGTTCGCAAGAAAATGTGTGTATGGCCGTGCAGGAAATGGGGAGTGTTTACGCCATCGGATGTCGGTCCTATACTCTTTTACTGGACTGTCGTACCTTACAG GCTATCAAAAAGGTCTCTTCACGGTATTCGGGCTGCGGTATTAGATCTGCAACGTTTCAAGGAGATATTTTAACTGTGGGCACCGGATTAGGTATGCTTATGTTCTACGATTTGAAAGCGGGGAAATACTTGGACAGCAGCATAAATTCTTCAAgaacggtcattttaaagggtAGCAAAGGATATGTg TTCCCAGACGAAGAGTTTATGGACAATAtccaaaacataaaatatgtacCTGCAATCTACACTCATTGCTACGATTCTACAGGAACTCGGCTCTTTACAGCAGGAGGACCCCTACCTGCTACCCTCACCGGCAACTACGCAGGTTTATGGCAATAA